The Fusarium falciforme chromosome 10, complete sequence DNA segment GCTGTGGAGGACTTGGAAGAGGCGATGGAGTTTGGCGGCGGCATCGGATATGTCTGTAGCTGGTTGGATTGAGGCGACGAATGTGCCGAGGCGGTCAAGGTCAGTTTGGTCTCTCGCTTCAATTATGTGACAAAACAGGACGATAAAGGGGACAAAGGGGGAGAACAGGAGAGTCCTAGATGAGCAAGTGATTAGCATTCAACATAGACCGGTGAGCAATTGATTCGAGCTTACCAGTTAACGTAAGTAGTTAAATAGGCACCACCGCATTTGTTGACGACGGCCATGCAGTCTTGGTGTCTCGCCAAGGTAGCTCGAGCAGCGTCCAAGCAGGAACGGCTAAAAGTTGTTGAAGTACCAGATTCTCGAGGAGCCGCCCGATAGATCAGAGTGAGGAGTGATAGACGCAGAACATCATCCGAGATGTAATAGAAGTCCATCAAATCCTCTCCCGAGTTCTTCTTTGAGATTTCGATCCATTTTTCCTGTATCGAGTTTCAGCAAGAAGAATACATCCAACGGTACAGCTGCTAGCTTACATTGGTCTCCTGTGTCGCCTTCTGAAGATTGGCCATGTCAGACACGAGATGCTCAACCCGGGCTCGCCTTACGTCGCCAGGTTGATTCATGGAGTCTGCGCTGTAAAGAAGCTCATAAATATTCCCCTGGCAGCGTGCGGACTCGATCCATAACACAAAGTAGGCCATAACAGGGTGCTGGTGGGTATCTGTCGTTGAGGGTCGGCTTATGGTAATATCCCAGTCAGGCATTGTTGATGGCCGACCGAGACGAAGGGACAGGCATTTTTCGATAAAGTAGACGCTCCAAAACAGGAACTTCTTGAATTGTACCTCGTCTGGTGCATCGGTCTGCATCGAAGTGGCTCGGTGATAGCCCAAAGTGTGGCATAGCTCGGATGCCTTGGAGCACAGCGTCCATGATAAGGAGGGTTTCGAGAGTTCAATTGCGTGCCAGGCCTTTTGGTCTAGTTACTACCAGTGTTCATCTTCAGGCCGGGGTGAGGTGGTAACTTACACCAAAGAGTAGCGCGACAATGAAATCCGTCGTCGCAGGCAGTTGCAGCGGCAGGTTGGCAAGAGCCGTCTCGAGGTTCTCGCGGCACAAATGGGCATACTTGAGATAAGTGCCCTTCTCTTCTACAGGGACTTGGCCGCTGTAATCCCCAAACAGAGAGTGGAGGCCggcgttgacgatgatgaagtcTGTCTCGGAATACTCCTCGGAGAAGTAGACGTTAAGGCATATTTCCGAAAACTGCCTGATGAGGATAAACTCGTAAATCCAGCCGGACCCTGCGAGGCGCTGAGCTGGTCCCGGAAAGCGTGAGCCTATAGCATTGCAGTAGAATGTCGGGGCAAGGTACACCTACCTTTGGCAAGGCGGATCACCGTGAGAGCATTTTGGAAGGGAGGCAACTCGCGTTCTCCAATGCTGGGACGCTGGATCGGCCGGGCATGAGGATAGACCATCTCGTTGGCGACAGTCGGCTGTTTCAAGGCATCGACGACACAAGAGAGCGCCTCCAACGTCTCCTGCATATCCAAGGCGGAGCTCTGGAGAGGCTCTGCCCCGGCGGCTTGTTGCACAAAGTCATTTGCAAAGGTGCAGTGAGCGGTAAGCGAGGAATCTCCCTCGACGACGGCAGACGCTGACGGGGTAGTGTAGTTTCCAGGACTCAGGGCACAAGACTGCACAGTTGGCGCGTGATCGGCTTTTTGAGGATTGCCAGGTGAGGGGTTCGTCTTGAGATCTTGCAGCAGACCAATGACTGCCTGCAGTTGGCCGTCGATCCGATCGATCTTTTTCTCACTAAGTCGAGTATATCAGAGGATGCTGGTGACCAACGGCACACGAGCCACAGAAAGCTGGTTGAGGAAACGTGACGGAAGTGGTAAGGCAAGGGACGCACTACTGCGGCGTCAAGAGAATCCGCGTACGTTTCTCTCTCGGCGCTGTGTCGCTATGGGTGCACTCaatcttggtggtgatgcaTCGAGAGCATGGGTCCTCTCTATTGCAGCGGATCTAGTTCAACGCAACATCAGCACGCATCCGGGGTGTCAGTACGCCTTGTACTGCATACCTTTCGGGCACGACAAGGGTCACACTACAGTACATTTATTAGCTGTGATGAGTGTGGCACTAGATCCTGCCAAGAGGACAAGACTTACAGCTCGTCGGAGGGTGTGTTGCGGCGACGCTTCTGGCTTGTCGTCGTACGTATCGGGCTCCATGGCTTACTGGGACGGGTTGGGCATGCAGAGGGGGAGATGGCTGTAAGGAAGAGGCATGCGGCGGGCTCGGGAAGGGAGAGGTCGGCCCCCGAGGAATGATTGGGTTTGTATGATAGAACTTTCGGAGGTGGATGACGTCGGCCCCCGGGAAATGAGCGAGTCATACCGGCGAACGACCCACGGGAGAGACCGCCGGCTCGGTGG contains these protein-coding regions:
- a CDS encoding Zn(2)-C6 fungal-type domain-containing protein, translating into MEPDTYDDKPEASPQHTLRRACDPCRARKIRCNREDPCSRCITTKIECTHSDTAPREKRTRILLTPQYEKKIDRIDGQLQAVIGLLQDLKTNPSPGNPQKADHAPTVQSCALSPGNYTTPSASAVVEGDSSLTAHCTFANDFVQQAAGAEPLQSSALDMQETLEALSCVVDALKQPTVANEMVYPHARPIQRPSIGERELPPFQNALTVIRLAKAQRLAGSGWIYEFILIRQFSEICLNVYFSEEYSETDFIIVNAGLHSLFGDYSGQVPVEEKGTYLKYAHLCRENLETALANLPLQLPATTDFIVALLFGAWHAIELSKPSLSWTLCSKASELCHTLGYHRATSMQTDAPDEVQFKKFLFWSVYFIEKCLSLRLGRPSTMPDWDITISRPSTTDTHQHPVMAYFVLWIESARCQGNIYELLYSADSMNQPGDVRRARVEHLVSDMANLQKATQETNEKWIEISKKNSGEDLMDFYYISDDVLRLSLLTLIYRAAPRESGTSTTFSRSCLDAARATLARHQDCMAVVNKCGGAYLTTYVNWTLLFSPFVPFIVLFCHIIEARDQTDLDRLGTFVASIQPATDISDAAAKLHRLFQVLHSVALRYFELHASTPDDGQAETSGEIDRYLTALGIPPPLGQGLQKGFVQSMGSDFAQGELDMAGANPGDGQGLINPIMRMGNGAELEHWLHSNQAMWELMEKPNFLPPHSS